In the genome of Streptomyces sp. NBC_00190, one region contains:
- a CDS encoding FG-GAP-like repeat-containing protein, which translates to MPPTAANMQTSPGGPCLTTSPGTAIGKTNVTFQAKGSDRDGNLRQVQIEVWDAASGTQIYNEWIWPNTDGVVTHEVPFDKFTDGRKYYWLSRTNDWDGWGSGSGPNDSGGGGWCTFTVSHSVPQNPAVSSTDFPAPGPDYSVWSEKPASTPDQVITVSGNGAKAEDIREYQWSLNRPLFDKKAVPTPTSGDRAEIRLQVDTSGPNVLYVRTVNKYGNISPQTTYQFLVSPRAGQDKPGDATGDGNPDLFAIDKDGNLRSYAGDAVGDTDVYIPGAIQDGKPADGYWKTGANGKPALIGHSTDWFPGDGLTDLIARMPDGKLYVYPGIGTGQFDVGRRMEILLPTGAPDPATFRQIVVTEDIDGDGFADMFAIADDVLWSFSGYTGSSFTSYKKVATTVWADRDVIGVRDISGDKVPDLLFRDNANPNRGIALRKGKPSPNGGVDLVSLKDAASAAGGVDYTYATTGWGRTTIPVILGTPDATGDGIPDIWAVDTLGNQWLYQGGTATLGAASGRDEDGWNTFLTIG; encoded by the coding sequence GTGCCCCCGACCGCCGCGAACATGCAGACCTCCCCCGGCGGCCCGTGCCTGACCACCAGCCCCGGCACCGCCATCGGCAAGACGAACGTGACCTTCCAGGCCAAGGGCAGCGACCGCGACGGCAACCTCAGGCAGGTCCAGATCGAGGTGTGGGACGCCGCAAGCGGAACTCAGATCTACAACGAGTGGATATGGCCCAACACCGACGGCGTCGTCACCCACGAAGTGCCCTTCGACAAGTTCACCGACGGCAGGAAGTACTACTGGCTCTCCCGCACGAACGACTGGGACGGATGGGGATCCGGCAGCGGACCGAACGACTCCGGAGGCGGCGGCTGGTGCACCTTCACCGTCAGCCACTCAGTCCCGCAAAACCCAGCCGTCTCCTCAACCGACTTCCCGGCGCCCGGCCCGGACTACTCCGTGTGGAGCGAGAAGCCGGCCAGCACACCTGACCAGGTGATCACGGTCAGCGGCAACGGTGCCAAGGCCGAGGACATCCGCGAATACCAGTGGAGCCTGAACCGCCCCCTGTTCGACAAGAAGGCGGTGCCGACCCCCACCAGCGGTGACCGGGCCGAAATCCGCCTTCAAGTCGACACGTCCGGTCCCAACGTCCTGTACGTCCGCACCGTCAACAAGTACGGCAACATCTCCCCGCAGACCACTTACCAGTTCCTCGTCAGCCCCAGGGCCGGGCAGGACAAGCCCGGCGATGCCACCGGCGACGGCAACCCCGACCTCTTCGCCATCGACAAGGACGGAAATCTCCGCTCCTACGCCGGCGATGCGGTCGGAGACACCGACGTCTACATCCCCGGTGCCATCCAGGACGGCAAGCCCGCCGACGGCTACTGGAAGACCGGCGCCAACGGCAAGCCCGCACTCATCGGCCACTCCACCGACTGGTTCCCCGGTGACGGACTGACCGATCTCATCGCCCGCATGCCCGACGGAAAGCTGTATGTCTACCCGGGCATCGGCACCGGCCAGTTCGACGTCGGCCGCCGCATGGAAATCCTCCTGCCCACAGGCGCACCCGATCCGGCAACCTTCCGGCAGATCGTCGTCACCGAGGACATCGACGGCGACGGCTTCGCCGACATGTTCGCCATCGCCGACGACGTCCTGTGGTCCTTCTCCGGCTACACCGGATCCAGCTTCACCTCCTACAAGAAGGTGGCCACCACGGTCTGGGCCGACCGCGACGTCATCGGCGTCCGCGACATCTCCGGAGACAAGGTCCCCGACCTCCTCTTCCGCGACAACGCCAACCCCAACCGCGGCATCGCCCTCCGCAAGGGCAAGCCCAGTCCGAACGGCGGAGTCGACCTCGTCTCCCTCAAAGACGCCGCCAGCGCGGCCGGCGGCGTGGACTACACCTACGCCACCACCGGCTGGGGCCGCACCACCATCCCCGTGATCCTCGGCACCCCCGACGCCACTGGCGACGGCATCCCCGACATCTGGGCCGTGGACACCCTCGGAAACCAATGGCTCTACCAAGGCGGAACCGCCACCCTCGGCGCCGCATCCGGCAGAGACGAAGACGGCTGGAACACCTTCCTCACCATCGGATAG
- a CDS encoding SMI1/KNR4 family protein, with amino-acid sequence MVDQQWNGVRERVAALGTQPSSGEVFGSLGHRWALEDPLSDDALAELEAQMGVRLPEDYRTFLTCVGAGGAGPAYGLFPVRRVQGRWRWEGDGADLADLTMLARPFPDHGPDPEALDALLTERPEEEDFDEIEDFDDAIEAWDERWEALMFTPERTAGAIVISHLGCAQREWLIISGTHRGTIWSDCRADDADLVPLLDDAGKPVTFARWYIDWLERAELTAHQPPTNA; translated from the coding sequence ATGGTTGATCAGCAGTGGAACGGTGTGCGCGAGCGAGTGGCCGCGCTGGGTACCCAGCCGTCGAGCGGCGAGGTGTTCGGCTCGCTCGGGCACAGGTGGGCCCTGGAAGACCCGCTATCCGATGACGCGCTTGCCGAACTCGAAGCCCAGATGGGTGTGCGATTGCCGGAGGACTACCGGACTTTCCTCACCTGCGTGGGCGCCGGCGGCGCGGGGCCCGCATACGGCCTCTTCCCCGTGCGCCGCGTACAAGGCCGCTGGCGCTGGGAAGGAGACGGAGCCGACTTGGCCGACCTGACCATGCTCGCCCGCCCCTTTCCTGACCACGGCCCGGACCCCGAAGCCCTCGACGCACTTCTCACCGAACGCCCTGAAGAAGAGGACTTCGACGAGATCGAGGACTTCGACGACGCCATCGAAGCATGGGACGAACGCTGGGAAGCCCTGATGTTCACCCCCGAGCGCACCGCCGGCGCCATCGTGATCTCCCACCTCGGCTGCGCTCAGAGGGAGTGGCTGATCATCAGCGGCACCCACCGCGGCACCATCTGGTCCGACTGCCGGGCTGACGACGCCGACCTCGTCCCGCTCCTCGACGACGCCGGGAAGCCGGTCACCTTCGCCCGTTGGTACATCGACTGGCTGGAACGGGCGGAGCTCACCGCACACCAGCCACCTACGAACGCCTGA